The genomic stretch CTCTTAAGCAAGTTGCTTTTTAGCATAACAATAGATAACAAAAGTTTATTGTATGAAGTTTCAGATAAATTAAGTTTAAGCTTGAGTGAAAATTATTTACCATTCTATTAATCTCAAATTTCTTCTAGGCAGAACGCTTTGAGAGAAGTATATGCTCATGCAGTGCTTGGACAGCATTCTCATGTAGTTCGATATTTCTCTGCGTGGGCAGAAGATGATCATATGCTTATACAGAATGAATATTGTAATGGTGAGTGATGTAATGGTTTTCTTGTGAGCTTGAGAAAATGAACATCGAGGAAATATTTATGGTTATCTAAAATCTTGCTCTATTTCTGtcacttttatcttttataaatttaaagatCAGAGGCCTAACATAAATTTCAAGTACAAGATTAAAAACCTTGTCCTTTCTGAAGCACCCTGTACATATCTCAGTAGTAGAACTTTGCATGCTATTTATGTGCTTGTCACTCCAACTGAACTTTTTGACAAGACAATGGCCTCGACACATATATTTTGGTGTCCGTAGTACCTAGCATAGTGTGTGGAGCATATAGTATTATGAAATGTTACGTTGAATAGATTGTTCCTGTGTCTagtcttttatttccatttcatgtGGTGTGCTGCTAAAACTGATGTTTGTTAGTCAGTGAGTCTCCATTGATCTAAATTCAGCTGTTTCTTTAAGCATTCTGTAGTCTGGCCCTACTCCCACCTATCCAAGCTAGTCTACCCTAGAATCCACTAACGCTTTATTATGTTACATTCTTTTAGTTCTCTAGCttgtcttctctccctcctctcccctaaGGATGAAACAAAACAGGCATGTATAGATTCAAGTTTGGATGTCTTGTATAGCTTTCAGTTTCGGTAAGTCCTTCAAGGGCCAACTTATGTCTCTCCTTTTCTATTAAAAACCTTTACCAAAGTCTTGGTCAGAATTCTGGTTCTTATGGACGTCTGTCATTATTATACACCAAATCTTTTATGGATTATTTCTCAACACTTTTGTAGTTTATAAGCATGATGATTGGGTTTTCATACTCAAGTGTGAAATGTGCCTCCCTCAATCCTTGTTACGACATCAGCACATTACCagtctgaaatgaaaaatatctgtagtttctatttctgtatatCTTCTGTGAATATAGAGAATTTAGAGTTTATTGAACACTTGAGataacaaagatttatttttgttgattcttaTTATTCCTTAAATAAACAAGACCAGTTATCTCATAACTTGTAAATAAATAAGTGGTGTAGGTATGGATTCAGGTTCCCCATACTTaaaaacagtgaacaaaacagaagtgAAAGATTCATTTTTCAAACCTGATTCctcattatttaataaaattctccACACTTGAAATAACTTGAGTGTCTAGTATACAGCCTTACTGCTAGTTTTTTTCACACAGctcttgaaatgtttttattaataccatcaaaatatttatgtaactATCACACCCTTATGGATTATTCTATTTCTTAACCTTCATTTTTCAGGTATTGCATTTAACCTAGAACAACTTGACCACAATGTCATCTCCATTTCATATTTGCTAGACACCATctgttttcagtttccttctttctctttctcaccttGTTGATGTGAATAGTTCTCTTAACAGAATAGTTCATTAGTAGTCCAGGAATGGCAAATATGTAGCAACCTACCAATACATGGTTGTGTAAATCAGATGATTTTGAGAAAactcacttgggcctgggagataGGGAACTGAGTGAGTAGTCTTGCTACCCTCTCAGATTACAAAAACCTTGTCCTGTAATGTTAGATTAGAAAATAATCTattgaaaataagtttttatttatttatttttttgagacagagccttgctctgtcgcccaggctggagtgcaatggtgtaatctctgctcactgcaacatttgcctccggggttcaagcgattctcctgcctcagcctcttgagtagctgggattacagatgcatgccaccagacccagctaatttttgtatttttagtagagacagggtttcaccatgttggccaggctggtcttggaccctgacctcgtgatctgcccaccttgacctcttaaagcaatataaaactcttgaagaaaataaatagtccTGCATGAAACAGGACTGCCTCTTTGTGTGACTGTTTGTCCTatttagataaaagaaaatacGACTATCTGGATGCATTTGTGATCTCttccttttgtttcctctgtCCACCATTCCTCTCTCCACATAAAGCTTTGAATATACTAATAGGGCTCATCTTCACATCTTTTCCACAGTTTCACTGGAAAAGGattctgttatttatttgtaCATGAGTAACTGATTCCCTTTATTgtgatttaatttccttattaTTCATTTGCATTATAAGCCTTTTATCTTGGTTTGGTGATAGATTGGAATTAACCTGTATAAACAAGTGTAGAAAAATATTGATGGATAGGGAAACAGAACCTGAAATGTCAGAACCTGTTTTGCTCTCGTCACCTTTCTTGCCCTTCTAGCAATAAGAGAAGAAATTGGCACAGCTATGGTTGCTGGACCTGCTAAAAAAGAGAATTAGCCATATCCTTTCTTAGCACATTTGATCTAGGACTTAGCCTATCTTGTCTGACAGCGTTATTGGTTTGCTCCCTTCTAGAGCACTCTTTCCCCTCCCTCAGTTCAAGATTTGTACAAGTAAGGAGAACATACTCAAGACTAAGATACCAAGatgtatcatttattttaaaaacacgtTTGACGTTATGTTGTCTTATTTAAATTATAGGACCTCCTTTTCTGACTAATACATCATTGACCTTCCTAATTTTATTAcccacttctgattttttttattcctaAGCCTTAAACAGAAGATGTTTAAAACAATTCCTCATTGCCTTtgagataaaatataaactttaaaagtttgaaaaaatatacacaaattaactgGTTGATTTAACTATTCTATAAAAGCAGGTTATGGTCTCATTCATAGTAAGAGTAgtataaattaaaactatactacaataCTGACTTTTTACCTATAACATTTATAGACTTGTCAAGGATATGGGGAAACAGGTATTCTCATGCATTGACAATGGGCATATATATTGGTACAGCCTTCTCTAtggaggtgtgtgtgtttgtgtaaaacACACCATCTCCATATCTTACAAATGTGCATACCCTTTAACCCAGCAATTTGGCTTCTAGGTGATATACTAAATGTACGTGAAATTACCAATGTACAAGGTTATTTATTAGGCCATAGTATgtaatagcaaaggcttggaaataattttaaaatgtccagcAAATGAGGGACtgataaatgcatttttttttttttttttttttttttttttgcggggggggcggtactgagtctcactctgtcacccaggctggagtgcaatggcccgatatcggctcactgcaacctccgcctcccaggttcaagtgattctcctgccttctaagtagctgggattacaggtgcgtgccaccacacccggctaatttttgtatttttagtagaaatggggtttcgccatgttggcctgcatggtctcgaactcctgacctcgtgatctgcctgcctcggcctcccatagtgctggggttacaggcgtgagccactgtgcccagccaataaatgCATTTCTATTCAGTTATACAATGGAATTCTATAAAGACAAGAAGAAATGGGTTGTCTTTGTATATTGGTATAGAGTGATCTTTAAGATAATGAACATATGCTGTTATTtatgcaaaaaattgaaaagaatacatagacctgagctgggcatggtggcaatatctgtagtcccagctgcttgggagtctgaagcagggaATTTGAATTTGGGTTTGGGAATtctaggctgtagtgcactatgcCGATCTAAGTTGGGCATCAGTATGGTGACCTCTGTGGAGTGGGgcaccaccaggttgcctaaagAGGGGTAAACTGACCTAGGTTGGAAACAGAACAAgtcaaaactcctgtgctgaTAAGTAGTGGGATCaagcctgtgaatagccactgcattccagctgggcaacataaatagaccctgtctcttataaattaaaaaagaaaaaaaaacctgataatACTAGTTTACTCTGGGAAAGAAACAGGTAGGTTGCTGAGGTGTATGATAGAGAGACTTTTTTTACACTTTATTTTGTACCCATGCAAATGTATTACCTGTTgaaaaaacaataacattttgattttacaagcAGGTTGAAGGGAGAAGGTCCTATAAAATAACACTTTCTTGGTTGAGATTGGTTGGTTGAGACTCATTCGGtaaagatggaagaaagaaaatatttcagaaagaagaaaatgctaatattttctatctttgttAGGTGGAAGTTTAGCTGATGCTATAAGTGAAAACTACAGAATCATGAGTTACTTTAAAGAAGCAGAGTTGAAGGATCTCCTTTTGCAAGTTGGCCGAGGCTTGAGGTATATTCATTCAATGTCTTTGGTTCACATGGATATAAAACCTAGTAAGTATTGCAGATCTTCTGACCTGTGTTCTTTGGGGTTATAGAGAATAAATTGCTTCATTATGAcaacattgaaaaaatatatatcttatgttttctcattgttagTTTTAAAAGGCCTTAGATCCACTTACCAATATTGTTTTATGATTTCTATTTATCTCTTCCCTTGTTAATCCCCAAAATTTGAGAtaaacttttttgagacagcgtctcactctgtggcccaggccgaaatgcagtggcaccatctccgctcactgcaacctccccatcctgtgctcaagcagtcatcccacctcagtcttccgagtagccaggactacaggcatgtgccaccatgcccagataaattcatttttattaaaagccaGAAATTTTTGCTGCATCTTGTAGGAACTACAGGTGGGATACTAATGAGGGCACTAAAAATCTGTGTTTAAAGCCCCACTCTTCCACTAGGCCAGACCATATTAAAATTTCCCCCAGTTGACCCAAGTCCTTAATAGTTCATTTGTTCAAATTAGTATCTACTTAAGGATCATGCATTGCATCTGGttatatcagtttttctttttcagaaccCATCCTctactttgtaaaaataatatacacTTATCTTGCAAGCTATCCCTTTTTCTGGATTTGACTAGTTGCTTCTTGTATCATTTAGCTTGTTCCTTTTTCTCGTATATTTCCTATAAGTTGGAAGTTATAACTAAGGATTATGGATTCAAGTTAAGCATTTTAGGCTAGATGAATTTAGTGAGGTTTTATTAATCTTTGGAAATGTGTTGATTCATGAGAATTTAAGTCATTTTGTACAACTTTATGAGTTATATGCTAGAATTTCGTATGTGTATGTTAACAAGTCAGTaatgttttttcttgtcttttttctttttttttttgagatagagtctggctctgttgcccaggctggagtgcagtggcgcagtcttagctcgctgtaacctcctcctcccaggttcaagcgattcttttgcctccgcctcccgagtagctgggcgtacaggcacacaccaccatgcccggctaattttttgtatttttagtagagaaaggggtttcactatgttggctaggctggtctcaaactcctgaccttgtgatctgcccaccttggcctcccaaagcgctgagattacaggcgtaagccaccgtgcccagcttgttttttattttcaagagacaaaaatatatttggaCTTAAGGCAGTAAATGTGAATTCTTAAGGAATAGCTGTACTCATATAAAGTGTTAGACAAATATAATAGACCCTTATAAGgcataaaagttgaaaatattaaggGATGTGaagtttaaaaatcttcaaatttagaccaggtgcagtggctgacacctgtaatcccagcactctggcaggctgaggtgggcagatcacaaggcaggagttggagaccagcctggacaatatgatgaaaccccgtctgtactaaaattacaaaaattagccggatgtggtggtgtgcacctatagtcccagttactcgggagggtgaggcagaatcgcttgaacccgggaggcggaggttgcagtgagccgagattgcaccattgcactccagcctaggcaacaaagtgagactctgtctcaaaaaaaaaaaagaaaaaaaaattcaccgggcgtggtggctcacgcctgtaatcccagcactttgggaggctgaggcgggtggattgcctaagctcaggagttcaccaccagcctggacaacacggtgaaacctcatctctactaaaatacaaaaaattagctgggtgtggtggcaggcgcctgtagtcccagctactctggaggctgaggcaggagaattgcttgaacccgggaggaggaagttgaagtgagctgagattgcaccactgcactccagcctgggcgacagagtgagactctgtctcaaaaaaaaaaaaccaaaaaaacttcaGATTTACAAATACCATCACAAAATAAGTTGTCctataaagaaagtaaaactgtATAGATGACTCCAGTAAATGTAACATAAATTTAATACTGTatatttgtgtgcgtgtgtgcacacacatatatacatatatacacatatatatacacatacacacatatatacatatatacacatacatacaaatatacacatatacacatatgtacacatatacatatatgtatatgtgtgtgtgtgtgtgtgtatatatatatatatatatatatatatatttttttttttttttttttttgagacagggtcttgctctgtcgcccaggctgcagtgcagtggtgtgatcttggctcactgcaacctctgcctcttgggtttaagcaattctcctgcctcagcttccctagtggctgggattacaggcgtgcaccaccatgcctagctaatttttgtatttttagtagagatggggttttgtcatgctggccatgctggtcttgaacttctgacctcaagtgatccgcccaccttggcctcccaaagtgctgggattacaggtgtgagccaccactcccggccttattttttagagatagtctcactctgttgcccaggctagaatgcagtggtgcaattatagctcactgcagttttgaattcctgggctcaaatgaacctcctgcctcagactcacaagtagctgggactacaggcatgcaccaccattcccagctatttttattttttctttttctctttgtagagacaaggtctcactatcttgcccaggctggtctcgaattccaaGTCTTaggcaatcttcctacctcagcctttcaaagcactgggattacaggcttgagccaccatacctggccgatACTATActgataaaactattaaaatagaaTCTGCCACTAAAAGCTCATGTTAATTATGATCTTACCTGAATTTGAAGAAAAAGGTAATGTGTATACAATAGGAAATAGTGAATCACAAAGCCATATTGCAAGGTAGATGCTGTGTGGTCAGCCAGACTCACTGGCTAAATGACTCATTCTGCTCACACCAGCACATTAAAACTTGTGCTTTCACAGAATTTCACAAATTACTGATACTACCTTTTTTGCTGAAGGGTAATGTGCAGAAGACAAGGGCCTCATCCAGTTTAAAGTGTTTAGGATCAGTGCTAGGCTGGAAAATACATTCCCAGAGGCCCAgagtcgtggctcatgcctgtaatcccagcactttgggaggtcgaagctggaggatcacttgaggccaggagtttgatcagcctggccaacatagcaaaaccccatctctactaaaaatataaaagttagctagatgtggcatgtgcctgtagtcccagctgctcaggaggttgaagcatgagaattgcttgaaccttgttgcagtgagccaagatcatgccactgcactccagcttgggtgacagagcacactgtctcaaaaaaaaaaaaaaaaaaaaaaaaaaaaaaaaaaaaaaaattcccagcaaATATAACCCTAATCTGTATCCCCTGAGATGCTTATTCCATGGGTTTGGGCTAGAACTTGagaatcagcattttaaaaagcattctggATGATTCTGGTATATGATCTTGTTTATGAACTCTGGTTTTATTATTGTTAGTTTGGCTTACATAATTAACTGTTTGACAGGTAATATTTTCATATCTCGAACCTCAATCCCAAATGCTGCCTCTGAAGAAGGAGACGAAGATGATTGGGCATCCaacaaagttatatttaaaataggtAAGAAAGGTAACCAGATTATTACCTTCAAATAAAgagaaggctgttttgtttttgctcttcacTGTAAGTTTTTCAATACTTCTAGGTGATCTTGGGCATGTAACAAGGATCTCCAGTCCACAAGTTGAAGAGGGCGATAGTCGTTTTCTTGCAAATGAAGTTTTACAGGAGgtaatttttcttctcccttaATCATAGTTTGCTTTGTAACACTTAGCAGTTGATAGAATAATATAAATTCAGATGTATTAAACTTTTAAGTTAActaatagaatgaaaataaaatctaaaccaTCATCTGAGGGCATTTAATAAGCAAAAAGTCATGAAGGCAAAGATTTATAATGGAGTTGTGGTAAAAAAATATGTTCTCATACACCACTGGTGGATCTTTATAAAGGCATATCCTTTTTAGAGATCAGAGTATTAGTAttgcattaatatttaaaaatcatgtacCCATTGACTCATAATTTTCACTTCTAGGAGTTTTTCCTATAGAACTATTCATATACAAACACAAGTTGAGAACAGTATAAATAAGTGTTTACTAATAAGAGAATGATTAAGTAAATTATGGCACATAGTTATTAGTATGGCCTATAGTTTCAAGAGTGTGACAGTATTTCTTGATaaaaattttgaatgaaaatagAATAAGTAGAAAAATACAAAGTGTAATTGTCTGATCCCATTGCTCTttgtaaatatgtgtatatatatgtttgctTTATCACGTATATGTGTATTTGTAACTTGTCAGTGTGTTTCTATGTGTTTTGTGTTTGCATATGAATGCCTAGAGGTAGAGGGATTTCTTCTGAGAGTTGAATTGGGCTGTTGATAAAGAAGAGGCATTTACttgtatatatgtgtttgcaTTTTCCCCCCAAGAGtgtgtattattttgtaatttaaaaaataaacatcctcAAATTTAGCAGTTTGTTCTCTGAATAGGTCCCAAACTTAAATGTGGTATTAGACATTTTGATTAAGTCCTATTTTTCACCTAAGTCATCTTTGAGATgtaatcttgttttattttgaccATGTttacattcctttaaaaaattgttttaattttacagaatTATACCCATCTACCAAAAGCAGATATTTTTGCACTTGCCCTCACAGTGGTATGTGCTGCTGGTGCTGAACCTCTTCCAAGAAATGGAGATCAATGGCATGAAATCAGACAGGGTAGATTACCTCGGATACCACAAGTGCTTTCCCAAGAATTTACAGAGTTGCTAAAAGtaagcattttatatatgaagCCCTTTATTGACATGgttctatattttattaaatgcatgTCTTTaccttcattttacttttctttttaaggttaTGATTCATCCAGATCCAGAGAGAAGACCTTCAGCAATGGCACTGGTAAAGCATTCAGTATTGCTGTCCGCTTCTAGAAAGAGTGCAGAACAATTACGAATAGAATTGAATGCCGAAAAGTTCAAAAATTCACTTTTACAAAAGTAAGTGAgggttttatgttttctttttactttttcattcgctttaattctcaaattttaatgagAGATGATTTAAGCTTTCTGTCAACAAAGGATGTagtggttttttgtgttttttgttttttgagacagggtctcactgtcgccaggCCCTCACTgtcgccaggccggagtgcactgGTGCTATCATgactcattgcaatctccacctcctgggcgcaagctatcctcccatctcagcctcctgagtagctgagccacagatgcatgccacaacacccagctaatttttatattttttgtagagatggggtttttgccatgttgcccaggctggtcttgaactcctgggctcaaaccatccacctgtcttggcctcccaaagtgctgggattataggagtgagccatcTCACCCAGCTCCAGTAGTTCGGTATGTTGTTATACAGTGAAAGCTTGGGGACTTCTGCCATGAATTAGTATTTGACCtattaaatttgtattgtttctaAACTTTCAAATTAcgaactttaaaaatgttgagaCTAACATATTTGCAAGTGGTGATAGTCCCCAAGCCATAAATGGTAGTAAAAGCTAAGCGAGCCTATACCAATCTTTTCTTCCTAGACTCTCACCAAAAATTAACATTGTCCTTGAAACATTCTGTTCTTATTTTATGAAAGGATGAAATTAATGTCAATTTGGTTAGTAGATGATtctcatatatatgtttttaatttctggcTAAATCTTTATATACTGAATGAAGAGTCTCATATTTGACTTAATGACTTGATATGTTCGAAAAGCTGGTTGCAATGgtaaaagttattaaaaagagaatattGGAGAATATTAAGTTACCACAGATCACATTTCTAATTCTTTTGACTTATTGCAGCCATTTTGCTTTTAACCTAATAAAACCGACTTGAAAAGGTTAtgttaacaatattaacatttaatatttaaattataaaaattgtatattaagAGGTTTACTTGCCACTAGTTTGATATCCATCATAGTTCATACAAATAGGAAATAAAGTGTTCCTTTCATCTCTGTTATGTAAGGATAGATTCGCAATATAAATTGgagtttttgaaattattattaatttttaattttttttttactggggaTAGGTTTGTCtggaaattatttattattatttatttaaaaagatggggtcttgctcttgtcacccaggctggagtgcagtggcgctatcatggctcactgcagcctcaaactcctgggctcaagcgatcctccaacctcagcttcccgagtagctgagactacaggtgtgagtcaccacatccagctcaaattattttataagaacCAGTCATTACTAGCATCTTTACTACTTGTTTTCaagtatatgtgatattttaattcaaaaagcataaaataatttcataaatttaaGTTGTTTTAATAGAAGCTTcagtttcatgttttatttttcaattacatCTTAGAATAATGATGGCATGCAAATATCTCCCAATTGACAATATAGTATGTGTTAGTTTCTTAGGATCTCTTCCTAGGAATAAtaccttgttttctatttttatgtcagaGAACTCAAGAAAGCACAGATGGCAAAAGCTGCAGCTGAGGAAAGAGCACTCTTCACTGACCGGATGGCCACTAGGTCCACCACCCAGAGTAATAGAACATCTCGACttattggaaagaaaatgaaccGCTCTGTCAGCCTTACTATATACTGAGCTACTCCTTTCCCACCTCCCCCTGAACACTGTGACAAGAGGAAGCTAGGTTGAAATCACTGATAGAATCCAGTTTG from Nomascus leucogenys isolate Asia chromosome 15, Asia_NLE_v1, whole genome shotgun sequence encodes the following:
- the WEE1 gene encoding wee1-like protein kinase isoform X2, translating into MEDAPFKSLLSKARGIDSSSVKLRGSSLFMDTEKSGKREFDVRQTPQVNINPFTPDSLLLHSSGQCRRRKRTYWNDSCGEDMEASDYELEDETRPAKRITITESNMKSRYTTEFHELEKIGSGEFGSVFKCVKRLDGCIYAIKRSKKPLAGSVDEQNALREVYAHAVLGQHSHVVRYFSAWAEDDHMLIQNEYCNGGSLADAISENYRIMSYFKEAELKDLLLQVGRGLRYIHSMSLVHMDIKPSNIFISRTSIPNAASEEGDEDDWASNKVIFKIGDLGHVTRISSPQVEEGDSRFLANEVLQENYTHLPKADIFALALTVVCAAGAEPLPRNGDQWHEIRQGRLPRIPQVLSQEFTELLKVMIHPDPERRPSAMALVKHSVLLSASRKSAEQLRIELNAEKFKNSLLQKELKKAQMAKAAAEERALFTDRMATRSTTQSNRTSRLIGKKMNRSVSLTIY